The Salmo trutta chromosome 6, fSalTru1.1, whole genome shotgun sequence genome has a window encoding:
- the LOC115196475 gene encoding gamma-crystallin S-like, with product MDIRFSSRGQQHRSICYQNTVYCILSLQIVFYEDKNYQGRRYECDSDCTDFHSYLSRCNSIRVESGAWVVYERPNYTGYQYVLTREEYPDYQRWMGLNDHVCSCKMVHFASGIPYKLQLYGKGDLAGQAFEATEDCPSMLEKFHWREVHSCKVLGGWWVFYEHPNYKGRQYLLEKGEYRKPTDWGAVCPNVQSFRRLTE from the exons ATGGACATTAGATTTAGCTCAAGGGGACAACAACATAGGTCAATCTGTTATCAGAATACAGTCTATTGTATTCTGTCTCTCCAGATCGTGTTCTACGAGGACAAGAACTACCAGGGCCGACGCTATGAGTGTGACAGCGACTGCACAGACTTCCATTCCTACCTGAGCCGCTGTAACTCCATCAGGGTGGAGAGTGGTGCCTGGGTGGTGTACGAGAGGCCCAACTACACCGGCTACCAGTATGTACTGACCAGGGAAGAGTACCCTGACTACCAGCGCTGGATGGGCCTCAACGACCACGTCTGCTCCTGCAAGATGGTTCACTTT GCTAGCGGTATCCCCTACAAGCTGCAGCTGTATGGGAAGGGAGACTTGGCAGGCCAGGCGTTCGAGGCCACCGAGGACTGCCCCTCCATGCTGGAGAAGTTCCACTGGCGCGAGGTGCACTCCTGCAAGGTGCTGGGCGGCTGGTGGGTCTTCTACGAGCACCCCAACTACAAGGGCCGTCAGTATCTCCTGGAGAAGGGCGAGTACCGCAAGCCCACGGACTGGGGCGCGGTGTGTCCCAACGTCCAGTCCTTCAGACGCCTCACTGAGTAA